The following coding sequences are from one Triticum aestivum cultivar Chinese Spring chromosome 5A, IWGSC CS RefSeq v2.1, whole genome shotgun sequence window:
- the LOC123104763 gene encoding protein ACCUMULATION AND REPLICATION OF CHLOROPLASTS 3 isoform X1: MAASLRGGLVVPLPPPLASPRRLAPSPRRRRRRLPRVRAAAAEPVEVVGVGSRKDAVIDFCLGSRTLSSTPIRFWTVHVDNSEVQFIPRVQDTETAVGDLERPLSLHPCPSAVIIVASAGQEADQIAALELLSATKSADNLAASIFLKPFCFEGQRRQLEASDLIVKFQACSNFHIVIEADSLLETEVETLAEALESANNAVLSTISMISIMMSGFNQMFWSSLDAQIKEVDPEEVGKLLKSYGEARVGFGAGYNVQSAIKQAVLHCPFLRGGIKDLNNVVFLSLTTSRVLAESDMISILHIFRRVTGFNKDIIFSRNSEPDLEPKLIVVSLLTIRNARDENVASVKDGFLLSMALHFPFISSLMGGDTQELRQARLNHSFSKLPDSGLSLADQGLPEHFSVSNDATVSNLYSDKIENIKSERESDNNNGRIHPEFKEANLESDGETSIDVGREDPSSQQERNFWSNVPAFGIAQLWAKERTTTGRGNKRNELDYITLPVGVKSLEVQYDHSPNTQPETRNATDSTPLSTGHAVSGASLSGVGLEKVMEICSSAAAFLKGRMDKSRKRGSAASRAASMLVHQITCLVSPAQTGCTQNHPLNSLSSYSSSSSSSSSSSSCVADAEREAEKTWSPIVEIQFGEGTYRGRCQEGVPEGKGRLTYSDGSIYDGLWRYGKRYGLGTLYYSNGDVFHGTWRDDLIHGKGWYYFHSGDRWFANFWKGKANGEGRFYAKDGSILFGHFQNGWRHGECLLIDGNGSRWLEVWDDGVLTGRTKLEE, translated from the exons ATGGCGGCTTCACTGCGAGGCGGCCTGGTGGTGCCGCTCCCGCCTCCGCTCGcttccccgcgccgcctcgccccgtccccgaggaggcgccgccgccgcctccccaggGTCCGCGCGGCTGCGGCGGAGCCCGTCGAGGTGGTGGGCGTCGGGAGCCGGAAGGACGCCGTCATCGACTTCTGCCTCGGCTCCCGCACCCTCTCCTCCACCCCGATCCGCTTCTG GACAGTACATGTGGATAATTCTGAAGTGCAATTCATACCGAGAGTTCAGGATACAG AGACAGCAGTTGGAGACTTGGAACGTCCCTTATCTCTTCATCCTTGCCCGTCGGCGGTTATTATT GTTGCAAGTGCCGGACAGGAGGCTGATCAAATTGCTGCGCTGGAGCTTCTAAGTGCTACCAAATCCGCCGATAATCTGGCTGCATCAATATTTTTGAAGCCCTTTTGTTTTGAGGGACAAAGACGGCAATTGGAG GCATCTGATTTGATTGTTAAATTTCAAGCATGCTCGAATTTTCACATTG TTATTGAAGCTGATTCACTGCTTGAGACGGAAGTGGAAACTCTTGCTGAAGCTTTGGAGAGTGCCAATAATGCTGTCCTCTCAACTATTAGTATGATATCCATCATGATGTCG GGATTTAATCAAATGTTCTGGAGCTCCCTTGATGCACAAATTAAGGAAGTTGATCCTGAGGAAGTAGGCAAA CTACTCAAAAGCTATGGGGAAGCTAGGGTTGGATTTGGTGCTGGTTATAATGTCCAATCAGCTATTAAACAGGCTGTTCTTCACTGTCCATTTCTTCGTGGTGGCATAAAG GACTTGAACAATGTTGTTTTTCTGTCGCTTACAACTTCTCGGGTATTGGCCGAGAGTGATATGATCTCCATTCTACACATCTTTCGTCGAGTTACTGGGTTCAATAAGGACATTATATTTTCTAGAAATTCTGAACCTGATCTAGAGCCAAAACTCATAGTAGTTTCTCTTCTAACAATTCG AAATGCCCGTGATGAAAATGTTGCCTCAGTAAAGGATGGATTTCTTTTGAGCATGGCTTTGCATTTTCCTTTTATATCATCTCTTATGGGAGGAGATACTCAGGAGCTTAGACAAGCTCGGTTAAATCACTCATTCAGCAAATTGCCTGACAGTGGTTTGAGCTTAGCGGATCAAGGATTGCCAGAACATTTCAGTGTTTCTAATGATGCTACTGTTTCTAATTTATATTCTGACAAAATAGAAAATATCAAATCGGAGAG GGAATCTGATAACAATAATGGGAGAATACATCCAGAGTTTAAAGAAGCTAATTTAGAGTCTGATGGAGAAACTAGTATAGATGTTGGCAGAG AGGATCCAAGTTCACAACAGGAGCGTAATTTCTGGAGCAATGTCCCTGCCTTTGGTATTGCACAATTGTGGGCTAAAGAGCGGACCACAACAGGTAGAGGCAATAAAAGGAATGAGCTTGATTATATCACTCTGCCTGTTGGTGTAAAATCTCTTGAGGTTCAGTATGATCATTCTCCAAATACACAGCCTGAAACCCGTAATGCTACCGATAGCACACCTCTATCTACTGGGCATGCTGTCTCTGGCGCCTCACTTTCTGGTGTTGGTTTGGAGAAAGTGATGGAGATATGTAGTTCTGCAGCGGCATTTCTAAAGGGCAGAATGGATAAATCTCGAAAACGTGGCTCTGCTGCCAGCCGAGCTGCATCGATGCTC GTTCATCAAATCACATGCCTGGTGTCGCCAGCCCAAACTGGGTGCACTCAAAACCACCCTCTTAATTCCCTCTCCAgctattcatcatcatcatcatcatcatcatcatcatcatcatgtgttGCA GATGCAGAAAGAGAAGCCGAAAAAACATGGAGCCCAATAGTTGAAATACAGTTTGGAGAAGGGACTTACAGAGGGAGATGCCAAGAAGGTGTCCCTGAAGGAAAG GGACGCTTAACCTACAGTGATGGTAGCATCTATGATGGACTCTGGAGGTATGGCAAGAGATACGGTTTGGGAACGCTTTATTACAGCAACGGTGATGTATTTCATGGAACATGGAGGGACGATCTTATTCATGGAAAG GGTTGGTACTATTTTCACAGTGGCGACCGTTGGTTTGCGAATTTT
- the LOC123104763 gene encoding protein ACCUMULATION AND REPLICATION OF CHLOROPLASTS 3 isoform X2: MAASLRGGLVVPLPPPLASPRRLAPSPRRRRRRLPRVRAAAAEPVEVVGVGSRKDAVIDFCLGSRTLSSTPIRFWTVHVDNSEVQFIPRVQDTETAVGDLERPLSLHPCPSAVIIVASAGQEADQIAALELLSATKSADNLAASIFLKPFCFEGQRRQLEASDLIVKFQACSNFHIVIEADSLLETEVETLAEALESANNAVLSTISMISIMMSGFNQMFWSSLDAQIKEVDPEEVGKLLKSYGEARVGFGAGYNVQSAIKQAVLHCPFLRGGIKDLNNVVFLSLTTSRVLAESDMISILHIFRRVTGFNKDIIFSRNSEPDLEPKLIVVSLLTIRNARDENVASVKDGFLLSMALHFPFISSLMGGDTQELRQARLNHSFSKLPDSGLSLADQGLPEHFSVSNDATVSNLYSDKIENIKSERESDNNNGRIHPEFKEANLESDGETSIDVGREDPSSQQERNFWSNVPAFGIAQLWAKERTTTGRGNKRNELDYITLPVGVKSLEVQYDHSPNTQPETRNATDSTPLSTGHAVSGASLSGVGLEKVMEICSSAAAFLKGRMDKSRKRGSAASRAASMLDAEREAEKTWSPIVEIQFGEGTYRGRCQEGVPEGKGRLTYSDGSIYDGLWRYGKRYGLGTLYYSNGDVFHGTWRDDLIHGKGWYYFHSGDRWFANFWKGKANGEGRFYAKDGSILFGHFQNGWRHGECLLIDGNGSRWLEVWDDGVLTGRTKLEE, from the exons ATGGCGGCTTCACTGCGAGGCGGCCTGGTGGTGCCGCTCCCGCCTCCGCTCGcttccccgcgccgcctcgccccgtccccgaggaggcgccgccgccgcctccccaggGTCCGCGCGGCTGCGGCGGAGCCCGTCGAGGTGGTGGGCGTCGGGAGCCGGAAGGACGCCGTCATCGACTTCTGCCTCGGCTCCCGCACCCTCTCCTCCACCCCGATCCGCTTCTG GACAGTACATGTGGATAATTCTGAAGTGCAATTCATACCGAGAGTTCAGGATACAG AGACAGCAGTTGGAGACTTGGAACGTCCCTTATCTCTTCATCCTTGCCCGTCGGCGGTTATTATT GTTGCAAGTGCCGGACAGGAGGCTGATCAAATTGCTGCGCTGGAGCTTCTAAGTGCTACCAAATCCGCCGATAATCTGGCTGCATCAATATTTTTGAAGCCCTTTTGTTTTGAGGGACAAAGACGGCAATTGGAG GCATCTGATTTGATTGTTAAATTTCAAGCATGCTCGAATTTTCACATTG TTATTGAAGCTGATTCACTGCTTGAGACGGAAGTGGAAACTCTTGCTGAAGCTTTGGAGAGTGCCAATAATGCTGTCCTCTCAACTATTAGTATGATATCCATCATGATGTCG GGATTTAATCAAATGTTCTGGAGCTCCCTTGATGCACAAATTAAGGAAGTTGATCCTGAGGAAGTAGGCAAA CTACTCAAAAGCTATGGGGAAGCTAGGGTTGGATTTGGTGCTGGTTATAATGTCCAATCAGCTATTAAACAGGCTGTTCTTCACTGTCCATTTCTTCGTGGTGGCATAAAG GACTTGAACAATGTTGTTTTTCTGTCGCTTACAACTTCTCGGGTATTGGCCGAGAGTGATATGATCTCCATTCTACACATCTTTCGTCGAGTTACTGGGTTCAATAAGGACATTATATTTTCTAGAAATTCTGAACCTGATCTAGAGCCAAAACTCATAGTAGTTTCTCTTCTAACAATTCG AAATGCCCGTGATGAAAATGTTGCCTCAGTAAAGGATGGATTTCTTTTGAGCATGGCTTTGCATTTTCCTTTTATATCATCTCTTATGGGAGGAGATACTCAGGAGCTTAGACAAGCTCGGTTAAATCACTCATTCAGCAAATTGCCTGACAGTGGTTTGAGCTTAGCGGATCAAGGATTGCCAGAACATTTCAGTGTTTCTAATGATGCTACTGTTTCTAATTTATATTCTGACAAAATAGAAAATATCAAATCGGAGAG GGAATCTGATAACAATAATGGGAGAATACATCCAGAGTTTAAAGAAGCTAATTTAGAGTCTGATGGAGAAACTAGTATAGATGTTGGCAGAG AGGATCCAAGTTCACAACAGGAGCGTAATTTCTGGAGCAATGTCCCTGCCTTTGGTATTGCACAATTGTGGGCTAAAGAGCGGACCACAACAGGTAGAGGCAATAAAAGGAATGAGCTTGATTATATCACTCTGCCTGTTGGTGTAAAATCTCTTGAGGTTCAGTATGATCATTCTCCAAATACACAGCCTGAAACCCGTAATGCTACCGATAGCACACCTCTATCTACTGGGCATGCTGTCTCTGGCGCCTCACTTTCTGGTGTTGGTTTGGAGAAAGTGATGGAGATATGTAGTTCTGCAGCGGCATTTCTAAAGGGCAGAATGGATAAATCTCGAAAACGTGGCTCTGCTGCCAGCCGAGCTGCATCGATGCTC GATGCAGAAAGAGAAGCCGAAAAAACATGGAGCCCAATAGTTGAAATACAGTTTGGAGAAGGGACTTACAGAGGGAGATGCCAAGAAGGTGTCCCTGAAGGAAAG GGACGCTTAACCTACAGTGATGGTAGCATCTATGATGGACTCTGGAGGTATGGCAAGAGATACGGTTTGGGAACGCTTTATTACAGCAACGGTGATGTATTTCATGGAACATGGAGGGACGATCTTATTCATGGAAAG GGTTGGTACTATTTTCACAGTGGCGACCGTTGGTTTGCGAATTTT
- the LOC123104763 gene encoding protein ACCUMULATION AND REPLICATION OF CHLOROPLASTS 3 isoform X3, whose translation MAASLRGGLVVPLPPPLASPRRLAPSPRRRRRRLPRVRAAAAEPVEVVGVGSRKDAVIDFCLGSRTLSSTPIRFWTVHVDNSEVQFIPRVQDTETAVGDLERPLSLHPCPSAVIIVASAGQEADQIAALELLSATKSADNLAASIFLKPFCFEGQRRQLEASDLIVKFQACSNFHIVIEADSLLETEVETLAEALESANNAVLSTISMISIMMSGFNQMFWSSLDAQIKEVDPEEVGKLLKSYGEARVGFGAGYNVQSAIKQAVLHCPFLRGGIKDLNNVVFLSLTTSRVLAESDMISILHIFRRVTGFNKDIIFSRNSEPDLEPKLIVVSLLTIRNARDENVASVKDGFLLSMALHFPFISSLMGGDTQELRQARLNHSFSKLPDSGLSLADQGLPEHFSVSNDATVSNLYSDKIENIKSERESDNNNGRIHPEFKEANLESDGETSIDVGREDPSSQQERNFWSNVPAFGIAQLWAKERTTTGRGNKRNELDYITLPVGVKSLEVQYDHSPNTQPETRNATDSTPLSTGHAVSGASLSGVGLEKVMEICSSAAAFLKGRMDKSRKRGSAASRAASMLVHQITCLVSPAQTGCTQNHPLNSLSSYSSSSSSSSSSSSCVAVVPSYFCQIRRLILPTQIG comes from the exons ATGGCGGCTTCACTGCGAGGCGGCCTGGTGGTGCCGCTCCCGCCTCCGCTCGcttccccgcgccgcctcgccccgtccccgaggaggcgccgccgccgcctccccaggGTCCGCGCGGCTGCGGCGGAGCCCGTCGAGGTGGTGGGCGTCGGGAGCCGGAAGGACGCCGTCATCGACTTCTGCCTCGGCTCCCGCACCCTCTCCTCCACCCCGATCCGCTTCTG GACAGTACATGTGGATAATTCTGAAGTGCAATTCATACCGAGAGTTCAGGATACAG AGACAGCAGTTGGAGACTTGGAACGTCCCTTATCTCTTCATCCTTGCCCGTCGGCGGTTATTATT GTTGCAAGTGCCGGACAGGAGGCTGATCAAATTGCTGCGCTGGAGCTTCTAAGTGCTACCAAATCCGCCGATAATCTGGCTGCATCAATATTTTTGAAGCCCTTTTGTTTTGAGGGACAAAGACGGCAATTGGAG GCATCTGATTTGATTGTTAAATTTCAAGCATGCTCGAATTTTCACATTG TTATTGAAGCTGATTCACTGCTTGAGACGGAAGTGGAAACTCTTGCTGAAGCTTTGGAGAGTGCCAATAATGCTGTCCTCTCAACTATTAGTATGATATCCATCATGATGTCG GGATTTAATCAAATGTTCTGGAGCTCCCTTGATGCACAAATTAAGGAAGTTGATCCTGAGGAAGTAGGCAAA CTACTCAAAAGCTATGGGGAAGCTAGGGTTGGATTTGGTGCTGGTTATAATGTCCAATCAGCTATTAAACAGGCTGTTCTTCACTGTCCATTTCTTCGTGGTGGCATAAAG GACTTGAACAATGTTGTTTTTCTGTCGCTTACAACTTCTCGGGTATTGGCCGAGAGTGATATGATCTCCATTCTACACATCTTTCGTCGAGTTACTGGGTTCAATAAGGACATTATATTTTCTAGAAATTCTGAACCTGATCTAGAGCCAAAACTCATAGTAGTTTCTCTTCTAACAATTCG AAATGCCCGTGATGAAAATGTTGCCTCAGTAAAGGATGGATTTCTTTTGAGCATGGCTTTGCATTTTCCTTTTATATCATCTCTTATGGGAGGAGATACTCAGGAGCTTAGACAAGCTCGGTTAAATCACTCATTCAGCAAATTGCCTGACAGTGGTTTGAGCTTAGCGGATCAAGGATTGCCAGAACATTTCAGTGTTTCTAATGATGCTACTGTTTCTAATTTATATTCTGACAAAATAGAAAATATCAAATCGGAGAG GGAATCTGATAACAATAATGGGAGAATACATCCAGAGTTTAAAGAAGCTAATTTAGAGTCTGATGGAGAAACTAGTATAGATGTTGGCAGAG AGGATCCAAGTTCACAACAGGAGCGTAATTTCTGGAGCAATGTCCCTGCCTTTGGTATTGCACAATTGTGGGCTAAAGAGCGGACCACAACAGGTAGAGGCAATAAAAGGAATGAGCTTGATTATATCACTCTGCCTGTTGGTGTAAAATCTCTTGAGGTTCAGTATGATCATTCTCCAAATACACAGCCTGAAACCCGTAATGCTACCGATAGCACACCTCTATCTACTGGGCATGCTGTCTCTGGCGCCTCACTTTCTGGTGTTGGTTTGGAGAAAGTGATGGAGATATGTAGTTCTGCAGCGGCATTTCTAAAGGGCAGAATGGATAAATCTCGAAAACGTGGCTCTGCTGCCAGCCGAGCTGCATCGATGCTC GTTCATCAAATCACATGCCTGGTGTCGCCAGCCCAAACTGGGTGCACTCAAAACCACCCTCTTAATTCCCTCTCCAgctattcatcatcatcatcatcatcatcatcatcatcatcatgtgttGCAGTTGTTCCCTCGTATTTTTGCCAAATCAGACGCCTCATTTTGCCTACCCAAATTGGATAA